Genomic DNA from Mauremys mutica isolate MM-2020 ecotype Southern chromosome 13, ASM2049712v1, whole genome shotgun sequence:
TTGTTCTTCAATGCAATGTAAAATGGACCGGGTATCTAAACTGATAAATGCAGCAGCATATTTTCAATTTTATAATGTATTCTACTTTTAAGAAATGCATTAAGAAATCTCTTTACAATCATGACATTAAAACTCACTGTGGAGCTGATGCATGCATACCTTAAAAGTTATTCTTCATCCACTTCTGCTACAAACTGTGAATGGTGTTCTGGTGACTTGCTGTGTGTTTTGCTTAGGTGAAGTTTTACTGCATGTTTGCTTGCAAATGTCCGACAGCACAACTTACATTTGAACTTAGAGTCTGTATCTTCTTCCCCAGTTATTGTTTCAGGTGATCTTTGAACTGAAACTCTGGAGATTTCTTGTTCTACCTTGGTTTGCTGTTCCACAGCCAGTCTGTTCATGTCTTTCATTTGGAAACCTAGATGGGATTCTAAGTGACTAATATAAGTAGATGGGGTTCTAAACTGAGATGCACAGTCACTGCAATAAAAGATTGGGTGTCCTTTGTCCATGTTTTTCAAAAACTTTGTTCCTCCAGTTTTCCTAAGTTGGTATTTGACATTTGCTAACCAATGGCTGATGGTGGTCATTGACAGTCCAGTAAATTTAGAAATCTGCATGCGTTCTTGAGGGCCTAGGTCTGATAATAAATATTTACCTTCTGATGTTTGGAAAAGACTGGAAGCAAACTGAGCTTGCAAAATCAGGAGATGCTGAGGGTTCCAGTTTGATTGCCTGCCCTTCCTTTTATGCAGAGTGGAGACTTCTGTTGAGACATCCTCAAAACGTCGGACATCCATTTCCAATTTCATCGATGGGATCCTAGAAGATACAGCAGGTTTTGGTGTAGTAGCTTTGGGAAGAACTTTGACCATGTCAGCAATGTCAGACAGAGCATGTTTCTGAGGTGGGGAAGTACAAGACTGTGCTTGAGCTGACTCCGCTTTCTTGCTTTTGGATTTGGTCAGATCTATAGGTTGATCATTGTTTTCAAACAAATAACGCCTGGAGATGTTTGCAGGCTTTGGTGGGGTTGGAGCAGGAGATAAAACTGGTTTCTCCATCATATTTAAGTTAGTTTTGTGGAACATAGAAATTGTGCTCGAGCTGGGGCTGGAGTTGGACTGGGGCCGTAAAGACTCAGTGGCTTTGCCCAAGTGATTATTCAATACAGATTGCAGGGCACTAAGTGGATTCACACAAGGCAAGTCAGAAGAATGGTTTGTGGCAACACAACCATTGCTGAGAGAAGCTGCTATTGACtccttgggttttgttttttctttctcacCGTCTTCTTTTGGTTTATCCTCCTCCTTCAAGGAACATGCCTCTGTCTTTTTTGGCTCTACGGGGGCCTCAGATTTGGGGAGAGATCCCCCTTCATTCTGACAGAGTGGAGCAGTGTCAGCTTGGATGCCCTCTTTAGTGTAGTCCTTTTGTATGACTTCTTTGTCATCAGTTTCCTTCTTCACTCGAGTGCACTGGGCCACATTTGCTGAGCTGGGAACCAGAGGCATAACTTTCCACTTTGGAGCAATGGGTCTCAATTTATTGGTAATTGTGGGCCTGATTTGCAGTACTTGGGAACCCACTGGTAAGGAAGGCTTTGCTCCTTCTGAGAGCTGATAGGCTGCATGGATACTAGGATATGCACTCCAGCTAGGAGCTCCATTTTGAGCTTTATTGATGGCTGTGGTGACAGTGTTTTCCAAAGACTTTAAAATATCCCCACCACCTTTTGAACCATCTTCTAAATCTTCCTCCCTAAGATACTGGTATTTCATTGTAGGATCCAATGGTTTCTGAAGTGTATCTTCATACTCTTCAGTTTTTACCACTTTCT
This window encodes:
- the TSHZ2 gene encoding teashirt homolog 2, translated to MPRRKQQAPKRAAGYVQEEDIKEEEEDDDDSNSTAQLQGSNDTGTDEEHEVGPEQKGSFSYQNSPVSHISNQDAENESLLSDASDQVADTKSICSREVQDQKTNARPKSQNEAHDCMDKMTAVYANILSDSYWTGLGLGLKLSNSERRGCDSRNGGNKSDFDWHQDALSKSLQQSLPSRPVSKPNLFSSVQLYRQSSKMCGTVFTGASRFRCRQCSAAYDTLVELTVHMNETGHYQDDNRKKDKHRPTSYSKPRKRAFQDMDKEDAQKVLKCMFCGDSFDSLQDLSVHMIKTKHYQKVPLKEPVPTISSKMVTPAKKRVFDVNRPCSPDSTTGSFSDTFSPQKNANLQLSSNNRYGYQNGASYTWQFEACKSQILKCMECGSSHDTLQQLTTHMMVTGHFLKVTSSASKKGKQLVLDPLAVEKMQSLSEAPANDTQVSKQSSNASSDGITPALELKKESKKDKPDDTNKDEKVVKTEEYEDTLQKPLDPTMKYQYLREEDLEDGSKGGGDILKSLENTVTTAINKAQNGAPSWSAYPSIHAAYQLSEGAKPSLPVGSQVLQIRPTITNKLRPIAPKWKVMPLVPSSANVAQCTRVKKETDDKEVIQKDYTKEGIQADTAPLCQNEGGSLPKSEAPVEPKKTEACSLKEEDKPKEDGEKEKTKPKESIAASLSNGCVATNHSSDLPCVNPLSALQSVLNNHLGKATESLRPQSNSSPSSSTISMFHKTNLNMMEKPVLSPAPTPPKPANISRRYLFENNDQPIDLTKSKSKKAESAQAQSCTSPPQKHALSDIADMVKVLPKATTPKPAVSSRIPSMKLEMDVRRFEDVSTEVSTLHKRKGRQSNWNPQHLLILQAQFASSLFQTSEGKYLLSDLGPQERMQISKFTGLSMTTISHWLANVKYQLRKTGGTKFLKNMDKGHPIFYCSDCASQFRTPSTYISHLESHLGFQMKDMNRLAVEQQTKVEQEISRVSVQRSPETITGEEDTDSKFKCKLCCRTFASKHAVKLHLSKTHSKSPEHHSQFVAEVDEE